The Coleofasciculus sp. FACHB-T130 genome includes a window with the following:
- a CDS encoding EcsC family protein, translating into MDDKPGIVSEETEANSSTSDSKTDHAESLTQSTDVKKPSFFDSVATAGQAVAKTVAGVGMAVGNTAFQTGKAVATTTTGVAQAAGKQAQKLLEQTTQGAGRAVTFVGDNSFLRHVTKALPTNWLLGIINQVDVVKAEADVKKLQQKYPDEKPNQIAHRLMMEKAVYGGGMGLATSLLPGAALALLTVDLAATTLLQSEMVYQIAAAYGLDLKDPARKGEVLGIFGLSLGGSRAIKAGLGLLKATPVAGAAIGASANATMIYALGYAACRFYEVQLHSEASTEKLVESQAASEKYLETAIAQQAIMDRILVHIIVASHPGKSWEDILPSLQAAKLSPASLEAIANNINQQQPLDTLLDQLNRDYALPLLAQCHTISQLDSAVTPAESQVIEKITQKFDVDVEAIKKIASSIQG; encoded by the coding sequence ATGGATGACAAGCCGGGAATCGTGTCTGAAGAGACAGAAGCAAACTCCTCAACTTCTGACTCAAAAACAGACCATGCGGAATCTTTAACGCAATCCACGGATGTCAAGAAGCCATCGTTCTTCGATTCAGTTGCGACTGCTGGGCAAGCAGTGGCGAAAACAGTAGCCGGAGTCGGCATGGCAGTTGGTAACACTGCCTTCCAGACAGGGAAAGCTGTGGCGACAACGACGACTGGGGTAGCCCAAGCGGCGGGAAAACAAGCGCAAAAATTGCTCGAACAAACCACACAAGGCGCAGGGCGTGCAGTGACTTTTGTGGGCGACAACTCATTTTTGCGGCACGTCACAAAGGCGTTACCTACGAATTGGTTGCTGGGGATTATCAATCAAGTTGATGTCGTAAAAGCTGAAGCGGATGTTAAAAAGCTACAGCAAAAGTATCCCGACGAAAAACCGAATCAGATTGCCCATCGTCTGATGATGGAGAAAGCGGTTTATGGAGGCGGGATGGGACTGGCGACTAGCTTGTTGCCGGGAGCAGCATTGGCGTTGCTGACGGTTGATTTGGCAGCAACGACGCTATTGCAGTCAGAGATGGTTTATCAGATTGCGGCGGCTTATGGATTAGATTTGAAAGATCCCGCGCGTAAGGGTGAAGTGCTGGGAATCTTTGGTTTGTCTTTGGGCGGTTCTCGTGCAATTAAGGCGGGTTTGGGTTTGTTAAAAGCGACGCCAGTGGCGGGTGCTGCAATCGGTGCTAGCGCGAATGCGACGATGATCTATGCGCTGGGGTATGCGGCTTGTCGCTTTTATGAGGTACAGTTGCATTCTGAGGCATCGACGGAAAAGCTGGTAGAGTCTCAGGCAGCAAGCGAGAAGTATTTAGAAACTGCGATCGCGCAACAAGCGATTATGGATCGGATTCTGGTTCATATCATCGTGGCGAGTCATCCAGGCAAATCTTGGGAAGATATCTTACCGTCGTTACAAGCTGCCAAACTTAGCCCTGCTTCTCTAGAAGCGATCGCCAATAACATCAATCAACAACAGCCTTTAGATACGCTTCTAGATCAACTCAATCGGGACTATGCGTTGCCGCTGTTAGCTCAGTGCCATACAATCTCCCAACTAGATAGCGCAGTGACACCAGCAGAATCCCAAGTCATTGAAAAAATTACCCAAAAATTTGATGTTGACGTAGAAGCAATTAAAAAAATTGCCAGTTCGATACAAGGCTGA
- a CDS encoding glycoside hydrolase family 57 protein — translation MPIGYLALVLHAHLPFVRHPESDYVLEEEWLFEAITETYIPLLHVFEGLKRDGIDFKITMSMTPPLVSMLRDPLLQERYDDHLAKLEELVELEVEHNANNGHIRYLAEHYVHEFSEIRQTWERYDGDLVTAFKQFLDSNNLEIITCGATHGYLPLMKMYPQAVWAQIQVAVEHYEQNFGRPPKGIWLPECAYYEGLERMLADAGLRYFLTDGHGILYARPRPRFGSYAPIFTETGVAAFGRDHESSQQVWSSEVGYPGAAEYREFYKDLGWEAEYEYIKPYIMPNGQRKNTGIKYHKITGRGLGLGDKQLYDPYWAREKAAEHAANFTYNRERQVEHLHHIMQRPPIIVSPYDAELFGHWWYEGPWFIDYLFRKSWYDQGTYRMTHLADYLQENPTQQVCRPSQSSWGYKGFHEYWLNETNAWIYPHLHKAAERMIELARREPADELEWKALNQAAREVLLAQSSDWAFIMRTGTMVPYAVRRTRSHLMRFHKLYDEIKDGKIDSGWLEKVEEIDNIFPEINYRVYRPL, via the coding sequence ATGCCCATCGGCTATCTTGCTCTTGTTCTCCATGCCCACCTGCCCTTCGTGCGGCATCCTGAAAGTGACTACGTTCTGGAAGAAGAGTGGCTGTTTGAAGCCATCACCGAAACCTACATTCCTCTGCTGCACGTATTTGAAGGCTTAAAGCGGGACGGCATTGACTTCAAGATCACCATGAGCATGACACCGCCTTTGGTGTCGATGCTGCGCGATCCGCTACTGCAAGAGCGCTACGATGACCACTTAGCGAAACTGGAAGAACTCGTTGAACTAGAAGTTGAGCATAATGCGAATAACGGTCATATTCGCTATCTTGCCGAACATTACGTTCATGAATTTAGCGAGATTCGTCAAACCTGGGAACGCTATGACGGCGACTTGGTAACGGCGTTTAAGCAATTTTTAGATAGTAACAACCTGGAGATCATCACCTGCGGCGCAACGCACGGCTACCTGCCGCTGATGAAGATGTATCCTCAGGCAGTCTGGGCACAAATTCAGGTCGCAGTAGAACACTACGAGCAAAACTTTGGGCGTCCTCCTAAAGGGATTTGGTTGCCGGAATGCGCCTATTATGAAGGGTTAGAGCGGATGCTCGCTGATGCGGGATTGCGCTACTTCCTGACGGATGGACATGGTATTCTCTACGCCCGTCCCCGTCCCCGCTTTGGCTCTTATGCGCCTATCTTTACAGAAACCGGAGTGGCTGCCTTTGGTCGAGATCACGAGTCTTCGCAACAGGTGTGGTCTTCGGAAGTCGGCTATCCCGGTGCGGCGGAATATCGGGAATTTTACAAAGATTTGGGCTGGGAAGCGGAATACGAATACATTAAGCCCTACATCATGCCAAACGGTCAGCGGAAGAATACGGGCATCAAATATCACAAGATTACTGGGCGCGGTTTAGGGTTGGGCGATAAGCAACTTTATGACCCTTATTGGGCGCGGGAAAAGGCTGCTGAACACGCTGCTAACTTTACCTATAACCGAGAGCGGCAAGTTGAGCATTTGCACCACATTATGCAGCGTCCGCCAATCATTGTTTCGCCTTACGATGCGGAATTGTTTGGTCACTGGTGGTACGAAGGTCCTTGGTTTATCGATTATCTGTTCCGCAAGTCTTGGTATGACCAAGGCACGTATCGGATGACGCATTTGGCTGATTATTTACAAGAGAATCCTACGCAGCAAGTCTGCCGTCCTTCTCAGTCGAGTTGGGGTTATAAAGGCTTCCACGAGTATTGGCTGAATGAAACGAACGCATGGATTTACCCGCACTTGCATAAGGCAGCAGAGCGGATGATCGAGCTGGCGCGGCGGGAACCAGCGGATGAGCTGGAGTGGAAAGCGCTTAATCAAGCGGCGCGGGAAGTGCTGCTAGCACAATCTTCTGACTGGGCGTTTATTATGCGAACCGGAACGATGGTGCCTTATGCGGTGAGAAGAACGCGATCGCACTTGATGCGCTTCCACAAGCTCTACGACGAAATCAAAGATGGCAAAATCGACAGCGGTTGGCTAGAAAAAGTCGAGGAAATAGACAACATCTTCCCCGAAATCAACTATCGCGTCTATCGACCTCTCTAA
- a CDS encoding CHAT domain-containing protein: MKLIVSSVSLLLAVLHLVAISTEQVQAQVIIPAPNTTATVSSAEGKILLAQAATPTKLDNAFDRENLTEIVPQIEQTWEKQYEDYFRLNFSDESITAKDVADTLGKIAVQTGQKPALIYVVPRAKQLELVLITPGNQPIHKRIPQAKSEILLKEAAKFRENIVDPRHRNSTRYLPAAQQLYQWIIAPLEADLKTNKIDTLIFCVGAGLRTIPLAAFHDGQKFLVEKYNIGRIPAFKLTDTLYVSLKNSQVLAMGASKFKEQTPLPAVPVELSAIAQKLWQGKFFLNQQFTLANLQSQRASEPYKIIHLATHAFFEPGDPSNSYVQLWDAKLTLDKMRQLRWNSPPVELLVLSACRTALGDKQAELGFAGLAVNSGAKSAVASLWSVSDEGTLALMTEFYRQLKAAPIKAEALRQAQIGMLQGKVRWQDGQLHSSRGEISLPPELAGIQNVNLSHPYYWAAFTLVGSPW; this comes from the coding sequence ATGAAATTAATCGTGAGTAGTGTTAGCTTATTGCTAGCAGTACTACACCTGGTAGCAATCAGCACAGAACAAGTGCAGGCACAAGTAATCATTCCAGCACCCAATACTACTGCCACCGTATCTAGTGCGGAAGGGAAGATTCTTCTGGCACAAGCTGCTACCCCCACCAAATTAGACAATGCTTTCGACCGAGAAAATTTAACGGAGATAGTACCGCAAATTGAGCAAACGTGGGAAAAACAATATGAAGATTACTTTCGGCTCAATTTCTCCGACGAGTCAATTACAGCAAAGGATGTCGCCGATACTCTAGGCAAAATCGCGGTTCAAACGGGTCAAAAGCCTGCTCTAATTTATGTAGTGCCTAGAGCAAAACAACTAGAACTGGTGTTGATTACTCCGGGGAATCAACCGATTCACAAGCGCATCCCACAAGCGAAGAGTGAAATCCTGCTCAAAGAAGCGGCAAAGTTTAGAGAAAATATCGTAGATCCCAGACATCGGAATAGTACCCGCTATCTGCCAGCAGCGCAGCAGTTATATCAGTGGATTATTGCGCCACTGGAGGCAGATTTAAAAACAAATAAGATAGACACGCTAATCTTTTGTGTGGGTGCTGGTCTGCGGACGATACCGCTGGCAGCTTTCCATGATGGGCAAAAGTTTCTGGTGGAAAAGTATAATATTGGGCGCATTCCTGCCTTCAAATTGACAGATACCCTCTATGTCTCTCTAAAGAATTCGCAAGTTCTGGCGATGGGTGCGTCAAAATTCAAGGAGCAAACTCCCTTGCCTGCGGTGCCAGTGGAGTTATCTGCGATCGCGCAAAAGCTATGGCAGGGTAAATTCTTCTTAAACCAACAATTCACCCTGGCGAATCTGCAATCGCAACGCGCCTCAGAACCTTATAAAATTATTCACTTGGCGACTCATGCTTTCTTCGAGCCGGGAGACCCGAGCAACTCCTACGTTCAGTTATGGGACGCGAAACTAACACTGGATAAGATGCGGCAATTACGGTGGAACTCTCCACCCGTGGAACTGTTAGTCCTGAGTGCTTGTAGAACTGCTCTCGGCGATAAACAAGCAGAATTAGGCTTTGCGGGGTTAGCCGTTAACTCTGGAGCGAAGTCTGCTGTCGCCAGTTTGTGGTCTGTTAGCGATGAAGGAACCTTAGCGCTGATGACAGAGTTTTATCGGCAACTGAAAGCTGCGCCGATTAAAGCAGAGGCGCTCAGGCAAGCTCAGATAGGGATGTTGCAAGGGAAAGTACGCTGGCAAGATGGTCAGTTGCACAGTTCTAGAGGGGAGATATCCCTGCCGCCAGAACTGGCAGGAATTCAGAACGTGAATCTATCGCACCCCTACTATTGGGCTGCCTTTACCTTAGTCGGCAGCCCCTGGTAA
- a CDS encoding slipin family protein — protein MGTTLGTLLVFFFVLAASGLKLDREYERGVIFRLGRTKGVMGPGMYWIIPWIDQKMQIDVRTKTVNIEPQETVTADSVTIKVNAVLYYRILDPSKAINRVEDYNMAVYQIALTTLRNVVGQNILDDVLQSRDKINTKVQEIVDEITEPWGIVIERVEMKDVEIPLAMQRAMAKEAEAIREKRARLIKAAAEQEASIKLAEASQMIMKNPAVLELRRLQMLTEIGAENNTTTVIMMPSDIIQAAKNLTTGISNGNQAEVRPFQPEVIFTEKPVPDDAL, from the coding sequence ATGGGCACCACTCTAGGCACACTTTTAGTTTTCTTTTTCGTTCTAGCAGCTTCTGGACTTAAACTAGATCGAGAATACGAACGCGGCGTCATCTTTCGACTGGGTCGAACAAAGGGCGTTATGGGGCCGGGGATGTATTGGATTATTCCCTGGATCGATCAAAAAATGCAGATCGATGTCCGTACCAAAACGGTGAATATTGAACCCCAAGAAACTGTTACGGCGGACAGCGTGACGATTAAAGTGAATGCTGTTCTTTATTACCGAATTCTTGACCCGTCAAAGGCGATCAATCGGGTTGAAGATTACAATATGGCGGTTTACCAAATCGCTTTGACGACTTTACGGAATGTGGTAGGTCAAAATATCCTGGATGATGTCTTACAAAGCCGCGATAAGATTAACACCAAAGTCCAAGAAATAGTCGATGAAATCACAGAACCTTGGGGGATTGTGATTGAACGGGTGGAAATGAAAGACGTGGAAATTCCCCTAGCGATGCAACGGGCAATGGCAAAAGAAGCGGAAGCTATTCGAGAAAAACGAGCCAGGCTCATTAAAGCGGCGGCGGAACAGGAAGCTTCAATTAAGCTAGCAGAAGCTTCGCAAATGATTATGAAGAACCCCGCTGTATTGGAGCTGCGACGTCTACAAATGCTGACAGAAATTGGGGCAGAAAATAATACGACGACAGTGATTATGATGCCGTCCGATATCATTCAAGCAGCAAAGAATTTGACCACTGGAATCTCGAATGGCAATCAAGCCGAGGTACGTCCTTTTCAACCAGAGGTCATTTTTACCGAGAAGCCAGTTCCGGATGACGCCCTCTAA
- a CDS encoding FAD-dependent hydroxylase yields MALEQTVQTISSPQTSAAQQGFDYDLAIVGGGIIGATLACALKDSGLRVALIERSPQSAAVAIGRAYAISLMSGRIFEGMGVWDKILPQINAFQQIRLSDADYPGIVQFSPQDLGTERLGYGAEHRVLLTALQDSLRDCPNVSWLCPAEVVSADYQADAVEIEIAVRGEIPHSKIQSSQASEIPPNPPSNSGGDQGKQTSKIRTRLLVAADGARSPIREAAGIRTQGWHYWQSCVVATIKPEKPHQNIAYERFWPSGPMGVLPLPGNRCQVVWTAPHTEAKALKEIDEKEFLAELERRTAGLLGRLELEGDRYVFPVQLMQSDRYTLPRLALIGDAAHCCHPVAGQGMNLGIRDAAAIAQVLKSAHNLGEDIGDIQVLKRYEHWRKQENLTILGFTDFLDRMFSNNWLPVVAIRRLGLWMLRRIRPVKTFALQLMTGLRGRHPELASR; encoded by the coding sequence ATGGCGCTGGAACAGACCGTTCAAACAATTTCGTCGCCGCAGACATCGGCAGCCCAGCAAGGCTTTGACTACGACTTAGCAATTGTGGGCGGTGGAATTATTGGGGCAACTCTCGCTTGTGCCTTAAAAGATTCTGGGCTGCGGGTAGCGTTAATTGAGCGATCGCCCCAGTCTGCTGCTGTTGCCATCGGACGCGCTTATGCCATCTCCCTCATGTCGGGGCGCATTTTCGAGGGTATGGGGGTTTGGGATAAAATACTGCCTCAAATCAATGCATTTCAACAAATTCGCTTATCTGACGCCGATTATCCTGGCATCGTACAATTTTCTCCCCAAGATTTAGGGACAGAAAGGCTAGGGTATGGGGCGGAACATCGGGTGCTGCTGACGGCTTTGCAGGATAGCTTGAGAGATTGCCCGAATGTGTCTTGGTTGTGTCCGGCGGAAGTGGTAAGTGCAGACTATCAAGCTGACGCGGTAGAGATCGAAATTGCTGTCAGAGGGGAGATCCCCCACTCTAAAATTCAATCTTCTCAAGCCTCGGAGATCCCCCCCAATCCCCCCTCAAACAGCGGGGGCGATCAGGGGAAGCAAACATCCAAAATCAGAACGCGCTTGCTGGTAGCGGCGGATGGGGCGCGATCGCCCATCCGCGAAGCCGCTGGTATCCGCACTCAAGGATGGCATTACTGGCAATCCTGTGTGGTGGCAACGATTAAACCGGAAAAACCCCACCAGAATATCGCCTACGAACGCTTTTGGCCGAGTGGCCCGATGGGGGTTCTACCGCTACCGGGGAACCGCTGTCAGGTTGTTTGGACTGCCCCGCATACAGAAGCGAAAGCTTTGAAGGAAATTGACGAAAAAGAGTTTTTGGCGGAACTGGAACGACGCACTGCTGGACTGTTGGGGCGTCTAGAACTAGAAGGCGATCGCTATGTTTTCCCGGTGCAATTGATGCAAAGCGATCGCTACACGCTTCCCCGACTCGCCCTGATTGGCGATGCTGCCCATTGTTGCCATCCGGTAGCGGGACAAGGCATGAATTTGGGGATTCGGGATGCAGCAGCGATCGCTCAAGTTTTAAAATCTGCCCATAATTTAGGGGAAGATATCGGGGATATACAGGTACTTAAACGTTACGAACACTGGCGTAAACAAGAAAACCTGACCATTTTAGGTTTTACCGATTTCCTCGATCGGATGTTTTCTAATAATTGGTTGCCAGTCGTGGCAATTCGCCGCTTGGGTTTATGGATGCTGCGGCGAATTCGTCCCGTTAAGACCTTTGCTTTGCAGCTAATGACAGGGCTTAGAGGGCGTCATCCGGAACTGGCTTCTCGGTAA
- a CDS encoding orange carotenoid protein N-terminal domain-containing protein → MTFTTNDTSKQALQKFQGFDVDTQLAILWFGYLDIKDQLTPANATSAQEEAAALYHAILAMPKEEQLQAQRDIASRADTDISRAYKAVSSSSKLDVWLRLAQGMDKGEIITVPSDYQLPEETNDFVAQIKQLDFEERINFTRSAVIEMGAK, encoded by the coding sequence ATGACATTTACTACCAACGACACCAGCAAACAAGCCTTACAAAAGTTTCAGGGCTTTGATGTAGATACTCAGCTTGCCATCCTGTGGTTCGGCTACCTTGACATCAAAGACCAACTGACACCAGCAAATGCCACTTCTGCCCAAGAAGAAGCTGCCGCCTTATACCATGCAATCCTGGCAATGCCCAAGGAAGAACAGCTACAGGCGCAACGCGACATCGCTTCACGAGCCGATACTGATATTAGCCGTGCCTATAAAGCTGTAAGTTCTAGCTCTAAGCTGGATGTGTGGCTCCGGTTAGCACAAGGCATGGACAAAGGTGAAATCATTACGGTGCCTTCTGACTATCAACTGCCCGAAGAAACCAACGATTTTGTTGCTCAAATCAAGCAACTGGACTTTGAAGAGCGGATTAATTTCACCCGCAGTGCTGTAATCGAAATGGGTGCTAAGTAG
- a CDS encoding YebC/PmpR family DNA-binding transcriptional regulator: MAGHSKWANIKRQKARVDAVKGKTFTQLARAIIVAARSGIPDPAGNFQLRTAIDKAKAAGIPNENIERAIAKGAGTWGADGAQLEEIRYEGYGSGGVAILVEALTDNRNRTAADLRAAFSKNGGNLGETGCVSWMFEQKGVCILQGVVDEEELLETSLEGGAESYELTQEEDTEGADVFTSVANLENLERTLKEKGFKVTEVELRWIPNNTVEVGDSQQARSLLKLIDTLEGLDDVQNVTANFEMADELMSLSLVNG, from the coding sequence ATGGCTGGACATAGTAAGTGGGCAAATATTAAGCGTCAGAAGGCGAGAGTGGATGCAGTGAAGGGCAAAACCTTCACTCAGCTAGCTCGCGCGATTATTGTGGCAGCTCGCAGTGGTATACCAGACCCAGCAGGTAATTTTCAACTCCGCACGGCGATTGATAAGGCGAAGGCGGCTGGGATTCCGAATGAGAATATTGAACGAGCGATCGCAAAAGGTGCGGGGACTTGGGGAGCGGATGGCGCTCAGCTAGAAGAAATTCGCTACGAAGGTTATGGTTCCGGCGGCGTGGCAATTTTGGTGGAAGCGCTCACCGATAATCGCAATCGTACTGCCGCTGATTTGAGAGCGGCTTTTAGCAAAAATGGCGGTAATCTCGGTGAAACCGGCTGCGTCTCGTGGATGTTTGAGCAGAAAGGTGTCTGTATCCTGCAAGGAGTGGTTGACGAAGAGGAGCTATTGGAGACGTCCCTGGAAGGGGGTGCTGAGTCCTACGAACTGACACAGGAGGAGGATACGGAGGGAGCCGACGTGTTTACCTCTGTGGCAAATTTGGAGAACCTAGAGCGAACCTTAAAGGAGAAAGGCTTTAAAGTCACCGAGGTGGAACTGCGCTGGATTCCTAACAATACGGTGGAAGTTGGCGATTCACAGCAGGCGCGATCGCTCCTCAAATTGATTGACACCCTAGAAGGACTCGATGATGTGCAAAACGTTACCGCTAACTTCGAGATGGCGGATGAGCTGATGTCTCTGAGTTTAGTGAATGGCTAA
- a CDS encoding ABC transporter substrate-binding protein codes for MSVGFNGSSNFFQNLWSFLSRGLLLSIVLLGLAGCQLQSGRSEAADVIRLTLWQGVNPPPNRDVLQSLVDKFNQAHPKIQVESLYVGQADQQLPKILAAVVGNAPPDLLWFNATLTGQLVELDAIAPMENWLAQSPVRDEIDPALFESMQYAGHTWSVPFGTNNVGVFYRPSLFKAAGITELPKTWDELRQVARTLTRDTNGDKRIDQHGMFLPLGKGEFAVFLWLPFMWSGGGELGNAQGQEASAIALANNQGAIAALQFWRNLIEDGSTILSLPERGYETDNFLAGKVAMQLTGPWTLGQLKATGVDFGVFPIPAQKEQATATGGENLFILKTTPDREKAAWTFAEYVAGEEFQTEWALGTGYLPVNLKARQSAKYQAFVAEQPAVKVFLEQAKFGRSRPIFTGYNRVSENVGRALESVLLGKSSPQEALKNAQQRLDLIFK; via the coding sequence ATGTCAGTTGGATTTAACGGGTCTAGTAATTTTTTCCAAAACCTGTGGAGTTTTTTGAGCCGGGGGTTGCTATTAAGCATTGTTCTGTTAGGATTGGCAGGATGTCAGCTACAGTCGGGGCGTTCGGAAGCCGCGGATGTCATCCGACTGACGTTGTGGCAAGGGGTGAATCCGCCGCCGAATCGGGATGTGTTGCAGTCGCTGGTGGACAAGTTCAATCAGGCGCATCCGAAGATTCAGGTGGAATCCCTTTATGTGGGACAAGCGGATCAGCAGTTACCGAAGATTTTGGCAGCGGTAGTGGGAAATGCGCCGCCGGATCTGTTGTGGTTTAACGCAACGCTGACGGGTCAGTTAGTAGAATTGGATGCGATCGCGCCTATGGAAAATTGGCTGGCGCAATCCCCCGTCCGCGACGAAATTGACCCCGCGTTGTTTGAATCAATGCAGTACGCAGGCCATACTTGGTCAGTGCCGTTTGGGACGAATAATGTCGGAGTTTTTTATCGTCCCAGTTTGTTTAAGGCAGCGGGAATCACCGAGTTGCCCAAAACTTGGGACGAATTGCGGCAAGTTGCTCGTACTTTAACCCGCGATACAAATGGCGACAAGCGCATCGACCAACACGGGATGTTTTTGCCCTTAGGAAAGGGAGAATTTGCAGTATTCCTTTGGTTGCCATTTATGTGGAGTGGCGGCGGTGAGTTGGGAAATGCTCAAGGGCAAGAAGCTTCTGCGATCGCTTTAGCCAACAATCAAGGCGCGATCGCTGCCCTTCAATTTTGGCGCAATTTAATTGAAGACGGCTCAACCATTCTGTCTCTACCAGAACGAGGCTATGAAACCGATAACTTCCTTGCCGGAAAGGTCGCAATGCAACTGACTGGCCCTTGGACGCTGGGGCAACTGAAAGCCACTGGCGTTGATTTTGGCGTTTTCCCCATCCCAGCACAAAAAGAACAAGCTACGGCGACGGGGGGCGAGAATCTGTTTATTTTAAAAACAACCCCAGACCGAGAAAAAGCGGCATGGACGTTTGCTGAATATGTTGCGGGAGAGGAATTTCAGACCGAATGGGCACTCGGTACCGGCTACCTACCCGTAAATCTGAAGGCGCGGCAAAGTGCCAAATATCAAGCCTTTGTCGCGGAACAACCGGCAGTGAAAGTGTTTTTAGAGCAAGCAAAGTTTGGGCGATCGCGTCCTATCTTCACGGGTTATAATCGGGTTTCCGAAAATGTCGGCAGAGCGCTGGAATCTGTCTTACTCGGCAAAAGTTCGCCCCAGGAAGCACTCAAAAACGCCCAGCAGCGGCTAGATTTGATTTTTAAGTAA
- a CDS encoding glucokinase — MGLLLAGDIGGTKTILRLVEASDSGELLQTLYEEIFPSGNFPDLVPMVRQFLMAAAGQLGETPKPEKACFAIAGPVVNNTSILTNLSWSLDSKRLEQQLGIAAVGLINDFAAVGYGVLGLTESDLYTLQAGKHQEDAPIGVIGAGTGLGQGFLIRLASNAHKVFPSEGGHADFAPRSELEFQLLKYLLDKHNIQRISVERVVSGLGIVSIYQFLRDRKIAEESSEIGQMIRNWEQEIGQKDKTIDPAAIIGKAALEKRDRLCEQTMQIFVEAYGAEAGNLAIKLLPYGGLYVAGGIAAKILPLIQEGSFLHAFLNKGRVSPLLERMPVHIVLNPRVGLIGAAVCAARL; from the coding sequence ATGGGATTGTTATTAGCAGGGGATATCGGGGGTACTAAGACGATTCTGCGCTTGGTAGAAGCGTCTGATTCTGGGGAATTATTGCAGACTCTGTATGAGGAGATTTTCCCCAGTGGCAATTTTCCCGATTTGGTGCCAATGGTGCGGCAGTTTTTGATGGCGGCGGCTGGACAACTCGGCGAGACACCGAAACCGGAAAAAGCTTGTTTTGCGATCGCGGGTCCTGTTGTCAACAACACCTCTATCCTGACCAATCTATCTTGGTCGCTTGATAGCAAACGGCTGGAGCAACAATTGGGAATCGCTGCGGTTGGTTTAATCAACGATTTCGCCGCAGTTGGCTATGGTGTCTTGGGTTTAACTGAATCAGACTTGTACACTTTGCAAGCTGGCAAGCATCAGGAAGACGCCCCGATTGGCGTGATTGGTGCGGGTACCGGCTTAGGACAAGGGTTTTTAATCCGCTTAGCATCCAACGCCCATAAAGTGTTCCCCTCGGAAGGCGGACACGCTGACTTTGCACCTCGCTCGGAGTTAGAATTTCAGCTGTTGAAATATCTGCTCGATAAGCACAATATTCAGCGAATTTCAGTCGAGCGAGTGGTTTCCGGTCTAGGCATCGTCTCAATTTACCAGTTCCTAAGAGATCGGAAAATTGCTGAGGAATCGTCAGAAATTGGGCAGATGATTAGAAACTGGGAACAAGAGATCGGGCAGAAAGACAAGACGATCGATCCCGCTGCGATTATTGGTAAAGCTGCTTTGGAAAAGCGCGATCGCTTGTGCGAACAAACGATGCAAATCTTTGTGGAAGCTTACGGTGCCGAAGCCGGGAATCTTGCCATCAAACTATTACCTTATGGCGGTCTTTACGTTGCTGGTGGCATCGCCGCCAAAATTCTGCCGTTGATTCAAGAAGGCAGTTTCCTCCATGCCTTTCTGAACAAAGGTCGCGTGAGTCCGTTACTCGAAAGAATGCCGGTGCATATTGTGCTAAATCCGCGAGTGGGACTGATTGGAGCCGCCGTCTGTGCTGCTAGATTGTAG
- a CDS encoding histidine phosphatase family protein gives MTQTVWIARHANRLDFVNPDWFLTAERPYDPPLSEDGVEQAKQLAQRLKGEKIAHIFASPFLRTVQTAHQVAQVLNLPIKLESGLSEWLNPHWMPAMPERLSIEALHEQFPQIDLSYTSRVIANYPETGEEVMERSGEVARRLASEFSEDILLVGHGASVLGATLGIRGGTAETEVNAALCCLVKLVRDGEEWVMELNGDVSHLSQTEKVIRFN, from the coding sequence ATGACCCAAACCGTCTGGATTGCAAGACACGCCAACCGCCTCGACTTCGTGAACCCCGACTGGTTCTTAACCGCCGAACGTCCCTACGATCCACCCCTGTCTGAGGACGGCGTGGAACAAGCCAAACAACTCGCGCAGCGCCTGAAGGGAGAAAAGATTGCCCATATTTTTGCCTCGCCCTTCCTGCGAACGGTACAAACGGCGCACCAAGTTGCACAAGTGCTGAATTTACCAATTAAACTTGAGTCTGGCTTAAGCGAATGGTTAAATCCTCACTGGATGCCAGCGATGCCAGAAAGATTGTCAATAGAAGCATTACACGAGCAATTTCCCCAAATTGACCTGAGTTACACTTCTCGCGTAATCGCGAATTATCCCGAAACTGGGGAAGAAGTAATGGAACGCTCTGGGGAAGTCGCAAGACGCCTTGCATCTGAGTTTTCCGAAGATATCTTATTGGTGGGTCACGGTGCATCAGTGCTGGGTGCAACTCTCGGTATCCGGGGGGGTACAGCCGAAACTGAAGTAAACGCCGCGCTGTGTTGTTTGGTTAAGCTGGTGCGCGATGGTGAAGAATGGGTGATGGAACTCAATGGAGATGTTTCTCACTTGAGTCAAACTGAAAAAGTCATCCGGTTTAATTAA